One Ananas comosus cultivar F153 linkage group 23, ASM154086v1, whole genome shotgun sequence genomic window carries:
- the LOC109728049 gene encoding probable sodium-coupled neutral amino acid transporter 6 yields the protein MKSPAKGGAAAAASSTVTDPLLPEYAAESGGGGGASVSGAVFNVSTSIVGAGIMSIPAAMRVLGVGPALALIAAVAFLSDASVEFLMRYTGWSSGAPSYAGLMGEAFGRAGAAVLNLCIAVTTAGTLIVFLIIIGDVLSGSVSGGETHAGVLQEWFGEQWWNGREVALLFIVVFVLLPLVLPKRVDSLRFTSAVSILLAAVFMCISLGIAISALIHGTAKMPRLFPDFANLSSVFELFTAVPVVVVAFTFHFNVHPIRAELEKASDMATAVRVSLLLCSALYSAVGLLGYLLFGDATMPDVLSNFDRSVSGSGSPLDRALNDAVRLSYALHLILVFPLLHFSLRLNVDELLFARLRARRPLRSDNVRFAAVTGCLLGLLYVAAVAIPDVWALFQFFGSTTAVCISLIFPGAIVLRDVHGIAKRRDKVLAATMIALAVITSSIAIASNIISSFGGKASADHAAQ from the exons ATGAAGTCGCCGGCGaagggcggcgccgccgccgccgcctcctccaccgTGACGGATCCGCTCCTCCCGGAATACGCGGCggagagcggaggcggaggaggggcgTCGGTGTCGGGGGCGGTGTTCAACGTGTCGACGAGCATCGTGGGGGCGGGGATCATGTCGATCCCCGCGGCGATGCGGGTGCTCGGGGTGGGGCCCGCCCTAGCCCTCatcgccgccgtcgccttccTCTCCGACGCCTCCGTGGAGTTCCTGATGCGCTACACGGGCTGGTCCTCGGGGGCCCCCTCCTACGCCGGGCTCATGGGCGAGGCCTTCGgccgcgccggcgccgccgtgCTCAACCTCTGCATCGCCGTCACCACCGCCGGAACCCTAATCGTCTTCCTCATCATCATCG GGGACGTTTTGTCGGGGAGCGTGTCTGGAGGGGAGACGCATGCGGGGGTGCTGCAGGAGTGGTTCGGCGAGCAGTGGTGGAACGGGCGGGAGGTGGCGCTGCTGTTCATCGTCGTGTTCGTTCTGCTTCCCCTCGTGCTCCCCAAACGCGTCG ACTCACTGAGGTTCACATCGGCGGTATCGATCCTACTCGCGGCGGTGTTTATGTGCATAAGTCTGGGAATAGCTATCTCTGCGCTTATTCACGGCACAGCGAAGATGCCGCGGCTGTTCCCGGATTTCGCAAACTTATCATCCGTCTTTGAGCTATTCACTGCAGTTCCGGTTGTCGTCGTCGCCTTCACTTTCCACTTCAACG TGCACCCGATCCGCGCGGAGTTGGAGAAGGCGTCGGACATGGCGACGGCGGTGCGCGTGTCGCTGCTGCTCTGCTCGGCGCTCTACTCCGCCGTGGGCCTGCTGGGCTACCTCCTCTTCGGCGACGCCACCATGCCCGACGTCCTCTCCAACTTCGACCGCTCTGTCTCCGGCTCTGGCTCCCCCCTCGACCGCGCCCTCAACGACGCCGTCCGCCTCAGCTACGCCCTCCACTTAATCCTCGTCTTCCCCCTCCTCCACTTCTCCCTCCGCCTCAACGTCGATGAGCTGCTCTTCGCGCGCCTGCGGGCTCGCCGGCCTCTCCGGTCGGATAACGTGCGCTTCGCGGCGGTCACCGGGTGCCTGCTGGGGCTTCTCTACGTCGCCGCGGTCGCGATACCGGATGTCTGGGCGCTGTTCCAGTTCTTCGGCTCGACCACCGCCGTCTGCATCTCGTTGATCTTCCCCGGCGCCATTGTGTTGAG GGACGTACATGGCATAGCCAAAAGAAGAGACAAGGTATTGGCAGCTACTATGATAGCTTTGGCTGTGATAACAAGCTCCATTGCTATTGCCTCCAATATTATTAGCTCCTTTGGGGGCAAAGCTAGTGCCGATCACGCAGCTCAATGA
- the LOC109728340 gene encoding putative pentatricopeptide repeat-containing protein At3g08820, with amino-acid sequence MYGPSKTLITRTKLELKLSHGGSMSTSSKRLLLHGRHPLRALKLLHGRLLRLHLLPREPLLLNLLLRSSFASSHPSHALRLLLASPTPPNLFHYNTTIRGLVATDYMADAVRVYASMRRAGASPDHFTFPFVLKACARLVDLGAGVRIHTHIVKSGFDSDVFVKTSLVSLYAKCGLLDNAQKLFDEMAVRNVVSWTAIISGYIADGRLEEALGMFRRALEMDLRPDSFTIVRVLTACSQLGDLKTGEWIHRFVEQKGMDHNVFIATSLVDLYTKCGSMDHARNVFDQMAEKDVVSWSTMIGGYASNGLPQEALKLFFQMQDANIKPDCYTIVAVLSSCAQLGALELGHKVSALIDMDEFLTNPVLGTALIDMYAKCGSTTNAWVVFQKMKEKDLIVWNAMISGLAMTGHGMISFGLFGQIEKLGIQPNDNTFIGLLCSCTHTGLVEDGRRHFDNMRRVYFINPRIEHYGCMVDLLGRAGLLEEAHQLIKEIPMEANAVVWGALLSGCKIHRNALLAEYVLKKLIQLEPRNSGNYVLLSNIYSTSGRWDDAAKLRITMKEKGIEKTPGCSWVEHKGVVHEFRVGDKSHPLTEQIIAKLDELGKELKAVGYTPTTEVVLFDIEDEEKEHSLEHHSEKLAIAFCLTTTGPEDTIRVVKNLRVCNDCHEAIKLISKITNREIIVRDNNRFHCFKDGLCSCNDYW; translated from the coding sequence ATGTATGGGCCATCTAAAACCTTAATAACACGGACAAAGCTCGAGCTTAAGCTCTCCCATGGCGGGAGCATGTCAACCTCCTCCAAGCGCCTCCTCCTCCATGGGCGCCACCCCCTCCGCGCCCTCAAGCTACTCCACGGGCGCCTCCTTCgcctccacctcctcccccGCGAGCCCCTCCTCCTcaacctcctcctccgctcctccttcgcctcctcACATCCCTCCCACGCCCTACGCCTTCTCCTCGCCTCCCCAACCCCTCCCAACCTCTTCCATTACAACACCACCATCCGCGGCCTCGTCGCCACCGACTACATGGCCGATGCCGTGCGCGTGTACGCCTCCATGCGCCGCGCGGGCGCGTCCCCCGACCACTTCACCTTCCCCTTCGTCCTCAAGGCGTGCGCCCGCCTCGTCGACCTCGGCGCCGGCGTACGGATCCATACCCACATAGTCAAATCCGGGTTCGATTCTGATGTCTTCGTTAAGACCAGCCTGGTCTCCTTGTACGCAAAATGCGGCCTTTTGGATAATGCCCAGAAGCTGTTCGACGAAATGGCCGTGAGAAATGTCGTTTCGTGGACCGCAATCATTAGCGGGTACATCGCGGATGGGAGGTTGGAAGAGGCGCTGGGTATGTTTCGGCGGGCGTTGGAGATGGATTTGAGGCCCGATAGCTTTACGATAGTTAGGGTCTTGACGGCTTGCTCACAGTTGGGGGATTTGAAAACAGGGGAGTGGATCCATAGATTTGTAGAGCAGAAGGGAATGGATCATAATGTCTTTATTGCTACTTCTCTTGTGGATTTGTACACTAAATGTGGGAGCATGGATCACGCGCGGAATGTATTTGATCAAATGGCCGAGAAGGACGTTGTTTCTTGGAGCACGATGATTGGTGGGTATGCTTCGAATGGACTTCCTCAAGAAGCGCTAAAGCTCTTCTTCCAAATGCAAGATGCAAATATAAAGCCAGATTGCTACACCATTGTTGCGGTTCTTTCTTCTTGTGCTCAATTAGGGGCTTTAGAATTGGGCCACAAAGTGAGTGCTTTAATTGATATGGATGAATTTCTTACAAACCCTGTGTTGGGTACTGCGTTGATCGATATGTATGCTAAGTGTGGAAGCACCACTAATGCTTGGGTAGTTTTTCAGAAGATGAAAGAAAAGGATCTTATAGTTTGGAATGCTATGATCTCTGGGCTTGCCATGACAGGCCACGGAATGATCTCATTTGGGCTTTTTGGGCAGATTGAGAAGTTGGGTATTCAACCTAATGATAATACTTTCATTGGTCTTCTTTGTAGTTGTACTCACACGGGTCTTGTAGAAGATGGACGGCGACACTTTGATAATATGAGGAGAGTTTACTTCATAAACCCTAGAATTGAGCACTATGGTTGTATGGTTGATCTTCTTGGCCGTGCTGGCTTATTGGAGGAAGCTCATCAGCTGATTAAGGAGATACCTATGGAAGCAAATGCAGTTGTTTGGGGAGCTTTGCTGAGTGGTTGTAAAATTCATCGAAATGCCCTGTTGGCTGAGTATGTATTGAAGAAATTGATTCAATTAGAGCCGCGAAATTCTGGGAATTATGTACTTTTATCCAATATCTATTCCACGAGTGGTAGATGGGATGATGCAGCAAAACTTAGGATAACTATGAAGGAAAAGGGGATTGAAAAGACTCCTGGGTGTAGCTGGGTTGAACATAAAGGTGTAGTTCATGAGTTCCGCGTGGGGGATAAGTCTCATCCACTCACCGAACAGATCATTGCAAAGCTTGACGAACTGGGTAAGGAGTTAAAAGCTGTGGGTTATACCCCAACAACAGAAGTGGTGTTATTTGATATAGAAGATGAAGAAAAGGAGCATTCGCTTGAGCATCACAGTGAAAAGTTAGCCATTGCATTTTGCCTGACAACTACAGGACCAGAAGATACAATTCGTGTGGTTAAGAATCTTAGGGTCTGTAATGACTGCCATGAAGCCATCAAACTCATTTCAAAGATAACTAATAGGGAGATCATTGTTA